In Salvelinus namaycush isolate Seneca chromosome 20, SaNama_1.0, whole genome shotgun sequence, the following proteins share a genomic window:
- the LOC120065013 gene encoding SAM pointed domain-containing Ets transcription factor-like — protein MSSPGESISSEGSSPLFPSRLGLPESPMGDRTGAEAGMAWEMEDTKPCMEALEHRGLPGLHLSCFDMLFTEDSTWLVKVTEASSGQACPVPLPITRTEHREEPEQCPVIDSQALGLSPGLEGQEEERSLEQVQTMVVGEVLKDIETACKLLNIIPDPIEWSSGNVQKWLLWTEHLYRLPQAGKAFQELTGKDLCAMSEEDFRQRSPQCGDTLHAHLDIWKSAAWMKERCSVGDSKITGGEELWLEADSSCSGQPIHLWQFLRELLLKPHNYGRCIRWLNKEKGIFKIEDSAHVARLWGLRKNRPAMNYDKLSRSIRQYYKKGIIRKPDVSQRLVYQFVHPV, from the exons ATGTCGAGTCCAGGGGAGAGTATATCATCAGAGGGCAGCAGCCCATTGTTTCCGTCCCGCCTAGGTCTGCCTGAAAGCCCAATGGGAGACAGGACAGGTGCAGAGGCTGGTATGGCCTGGGAGATGGAGGACACCAAGCCCTGCATGGAGGCTCTTGAGCATCGCGGCCTTCCGGGCCTCCACCTGTCCTGCTTCGACATGCTCTTCACCGAGGACTCCACCTGGCTGGTGAAGGTGACCGAGGCCTCCTCGGGTCAGGCTTGTCCCGTGCCTCTCCCCATAACCAGGACCGAGCACCGTGAGGAGCCAGAGCAGTGCCCCGTCATCGACAGCCAGGCCCTGGGGCTCTCCCCGGGGCTGGAGGGCCAGGAGGAGGAGCGATCCCTGGAGCAGGTCCAGACCATGGTGGTCGGGGAGGTGCTGAAGGACATTGAGACGGCCTGCAAGCTGCTCAACATCATCCCAG ACCCCATAGAGTGGAGCTCGGGGAACGTCCAGAAGTGGTTGTTGTGGACAGAGCACCTGTATAGACTGCCTCAGGCCGGCAAGGCCTTTCAGGAGCTCACTGGGAAAGACCTGTGTGCCATGAGTGAAGAGGACTTCAGGCAGAGGTCCCCTCAGTGTGGAGACACCCTGCACGCCCACCTGGACATCTGGAAGTCAG CTGCCTGGATGAAAGAGAGGTGTTCCGTTGGAGACAGCAAAATCACAG GCGGAGAGGAGCTGTGGTTGGAGGCAGACTCGTCATGCTCAGGCCAGCCCATCCACCTGTGGCAGTTCCTCAGAGAGCTGCTCCTCAAGCCCCACAACTACGGACGCTGTATCCGCTGGCTCAACAAGGAGAAAG GTATTTTCAAAATCGAGGACTCTGCTCACGTGGCAAGACTCTGGGGACTGAGGAAGAACCGTCCAGCGATGAACTACGACAAACTGAGCCGCTCCATACGGCAGTACTACAAGAAGGGCATCATCCGCAAGCCTGATGTCTCCCAGAGACTGGTCTATCAGTTTGTCCACCCAGTATGA